In Equus quagga isolate Etosha38 chromosome 14, UCLA_HA_Equagga_1.0, whole genome shotgun sequence, the genomic stretch TATTTCCAATCTAGTGCCTGTCACCCAGTTATGCAAACTTTTGAGTATATATGTTTAGcaggaatttctttctttgaatttcagatttattttgctTGCCTCTTCTACATTTAGTCAAAGAATTGTTCACAAATTGCTGACGCTGAGTTTTTGTGTTAAATCACAcaacagattttcttttcacaGTGTTATGTCAAATATAGAAAAAGCCACTTTGCACTCTATCAGTTCTAAGCTGTTCAACATTTATGGAAGAATTTATTTCAGTCAGAGACATTTGGCTTGACTGTTAAGACTAATGATTAAAGTTGACTGAAAGCCATTGCAGCTTATAGTCTGTCTTTCATTGTGAAAATACAGATTGTCACCTAGAAAACTTGTTCTCCTAGCTTGTAATATGGGATATTTGCCTTAAATATATAACCTCATGGTTATCAGCATTAATTCTATCCTGACACATTTCACATGACCATTGACCACGTTTCCAGCAGTAACACTCCTGCATTGCACTGCAGCCATTGAAAACGTGGTGTAGCTTTCTAAAGGGGTATTGAAAAGGAATATATAGCTAGTTAACATGTCCTTGGAGACTTTGACGTACATCTTCCATCTTTTTTCAGATAGGTTTTTCTCACAAATGCTAATGAGGAAATTCCATAATCACTCAACTCTCAAACCTAACACTGTGCCTGGTATGTTGTAggtttcaataaatattcttgcatgaataaacaaataaatgactgTTGGGCTTTTTTATAAGCAAactaaaagaaagcaaagcttaTGTGAAAAGTAGATTGCCAGTAGAATTATATTAATGCTTCCTGAAAAACTCCACATTCTTTTTAACATGATGTTGAGTACAGGAGAGTGACTATATGTCTCTGCTATGAGGAGCAGAGCTTGAGAAACACTTTAGGGAGAAATTTTCATGAACACCATGACTGGCAGTAAACAATTTAAGAACAAGTTTGCCCAATAACCAGCTCCTGTTTTGCATTTATATTAGTGAAGATTAGTTTGTCATCTAAACTTTTACTAAACTCTGCCTCACACCAGTGCTTTGGATGAGTGATACATGACTCTAGAAATTTATGGACATTTTGTCTGGGGTTATACTTTCCACTGAGGAGTGTTTTAGGCTTGTGCCAATGTCAGGAAAATGTCCAATGTTTAGGTGGTGTCAGACGACTCCAAAGTTACAGATATACAAAGCAAACAGcctaaaattaaatacttaatggataatttatctcttttatttatttattgttttacatgTATTTGATAAACAAGTTTTCCATGGGtagtggaagaaaaggaaaaggagacaaaaaatcCACTTAACTCATAAATATGAACACAAACCACATACACCTTCCCCTATTCGGACAAATTCATGGGACCAAATCTTGGTTTCTGACATTCAGGTTGAGTGACTACTTGCTTAGcagtcctcctcttcctctgcagaGGGTAATTCCTTGCAAGTGCCTCTTGATTAATTGAGGTTAGGAAGTGGATAATTTACAAAGTAATTACCAACTTCATAAGCTGTTTATTGTTTCTATCAAACCTGAAAGCATTTAGTTTATGAAACATGGGTTTGTGTTTTTTCATTCCATATTACATTCTAGTTTTACTGGCTTTTCTATGATTCTCACTATAAGGCACAGAGATCAATAATCTTATGCTACGGTGACTCGTtctagtttcttctctttctctcttcattgaCCCACACCACACGGGCCCTGGAGCATGAGATATGCACCTATGACAAAGCAAGACAAAAGTGTGACCTTTATTacccactgatttttttttttttgtaaactccAAAATAGTTCCCTTGAAAGCTTAGCTGAACcatctttagtattttcttttctttggttagAGGCAAACTTAGGGACctaaaataaaagaagtataagaatttattttctcctctttttctaggCCAAAATCCAAGTATTCTAccatttcaataaagaaaaatgtagagtTCAAAGAAAAGCTTGAGTCTCTTAACTGTATTTAGGGGCATTTTTGGAAATCTGGATTCCAACTGCTTAATCATatccatttagaaataattccctccctctggcacctggcAATTCTCCTTGATGTTTGCTCAATAGAGCTTAGTACAGAGAGAAACACTTGATAACTGTATGCTCTGATACTATGAGGTCTGGCCCAGCTTCCCTGGTGAGCTAGGTTAGACTTTGTAGGGAATCTCTTTTACTTTAGTCTAGATGTAAGCTCAGACTTAGTCTGAGAGCACTGAAATCAGGCCAAGGAATTTCCTATTGTAGCCTACCTCTCTGGTAtcagacaaagaatatgtaaggTAAATCGGTCTAAGATAAGGtctttaagaattattttctagtttctaaatCATAGATGCTCTAGTTTGCCTATCTTAGGCCTTTTTAGAGCTGGAAATCCTAGAAGGACATAATTTCTGACATCACTTATCATGTCAATgtatggaagaaaatgaaaaacccagaaggaaagaaaaagagaaatcatgcATCTAGTACAATGTCAAAAACAAGGTTCATGTTTCAGCtcttcaactttattttccttgGGAGAGGACTGAGTGGTGGGCAGGTAAAGGAAGTGAAGAAGAGTCTGCAGCTTCTTCTAGACATCATCTTTCCAGGGTCATATTTGTTCATACAGCTTTGGCAAATTTTGACAGTACAGCACATTTCAATTTGTGAAGTTAAAACTACTCATGAATGTTTGGGAATGAAAACGGTGGTGCAAGGATAGTAAAGGTAATGCTAATAGTGATGCCAATTAGACAGAGAAGCAGTATTTACAATGATGGGGTGCAAATACTGAACAATATTGAATCTCATTGGATCACATATTATCTATGTTACTCTGAACAATTTACTTAATTCTCTTCACCtcatataaaatgaattaatgcaCATAAATAATTTTGAACAGAGTCTAGCACTTCTAAGgacaaaatgtattattattatattagtaATATTTGTTActataaaaaagatttttctggCTTAGATTAACTCTTCTCCTTAAAGTCCAGTCTAATTACTTTTTTATCTACAATGTTTATCTTTCTCATAATGCCACTGATGTTTGTTGAATGTGATACTCATTTGTTTTAAGTTTTGCAGCTCCATTTCCTGATCTCTTACTTTTTTCCCAATACATATCTCTACCTTATTCTtgatatgatgatgatgaggGTCAACATGATGACAGTGGTGATAATGACACTATGGATAACAGCGTATGGCTACACAATAAACAACAGGTTTTAAAGCCAAATGTGAAAGTCACATTTTGATGCGGTGAAACATGCGGACAATGGCTCGGTGGATCTCCTTTGTCTTGGCGCTATAAATGAGAGGGTTGAGCACAGGAGGTACAAAGAGGTAAATATTGGACATGAGGACATGTATGTAGCGTGGGACATGCTTCTGAAAGCGGTGCACCGTGGAGACCCCAATCATTGGCACATAAAATGCAAGGACAGCCAAGATATGAGACACACATGTGTTGAGAGCTTTGAGGCGTTCCTCACGGGAAGTAATGGCCAAGACAGAGTGCAGAATGACCACATAGGAGAGGAATATAAAAAGCAGGTCCATGATGAAGGTGGATACAAGAACAAAGAGTCCGTAGATGCTGTTGATAGTGATATCAGCACAGGCCAGCTTCATCATGTCTGGGTGAAGGCAGTAGGAGTGGGAAAGAACATTGGACCTGCAGATAGGCAGCCTTTTgatgaggaagggaagaggaaagaggatgaTGAAGCTCCGAACAGTCACAGCTAAACCCATTCCAGCAATGACTTGATTGGTGAGCACAGTGGCATAGTGCAAGGGATCAcaaatggccacatagcggtcaaaGCTCATGGCCAGCAGAATACCCGACTCCATCAtggagaaggaatgaatgagaaacaTCTGGATTAGGCAGGCATCAAAAGCAA encodes the following:
- the LOC124225367 gene encoding olfactory receptor 51I2-like; its protein translation is MGLFNVTHPASFFLTGIPGLESSHSWLAGPLCLMYAVALGGNTVILQAVRVEPSLHEPRYYFLSMLSFSDVAMSMATLPTVLRTFCLNARNIAFDACLIQMFLIHSFSMMESGILLAMSFDRYVAICDPLHYATVLTNQVIAGMGLAVTVRSFIILFPLPFLIKRLPICRSNVLSHSYCLHPDMMKLACADITINSIYGLFVLVSTFIMDLLFIFLSYVVILHSVLAITSREERLKALNTCVSHILAVLAFYVPMIGVSTVHRFQKHVPRYIHVLMSNIYLFVPPVLNPLIYSAKTKEIHRAIVRMFHRIKM